The nucleotide sequence GTGGAAACCTGGCGATCTGACGAGCTTGAATAAATGCCGTCAGATCGTCCCGAATAAATTCCCGCAACCATCGGTGTGCGCGGTTTAATGCCCAGTACTCTGGCCATACCATACTGTAATACACTTCCGGAACATCCATCGGCACTTTGAGTACCACCACACCCTCCAGACTCCGGGCAAAGGTTTTAACGGAGCCGGTCGCCAGAAAAACACTGTCGGTGCCTTTTACCAGATTCATACAGCCCATAATGCTGGGAGCAAACGCACGAACTTTAACCTTATCGCTTAATGAACGAATGTAGTCGTTCATTATCTGATGTGTATTCTGGTCATTCTTCTGCATAATAAACGGAAACTGCAACAACCGTTCCTGAGATAACGGCTCACGGGCTAACGGATGATCTTCACACACGACCAGACAAACCTGCTCTTTCATTAACTGGTAGCCCGACAAACCTTCTTCCGGTTCACCAATGTAGCCCACCATTATGTCAATTTTGCCGTTACTTACCGTTAGTCCGGGATGCAGAGCCAACAGCTCAAAGGTAAAGTGAGGTGCCTGCCGCCAGATTTTGTGAATAATGCCAGGCATAACCTCTTCCAGCACCATGTGACCGGTCGCAATACGAAAGTGTCGCTCTGTCGTGGTGGGATCAAACTGCTGGTTCTCAAAAATGCTGTTGGCAGCATGAACTACTCGATTGACCTCTTCATGCAGGCTCAGGGCTTTTTCAGACAGATAGATATGGTTTCCACTGCGAATCAGAATCGGGTCATTAAGGGCTTCACGCAACTGGCCCAGCGTACGGCTCATGGCAGACTGGGTCACATGCATCACCTGTGCAGCCTTGGAAACACTTTGTGTATCCAGCAATGCTTTGAGGCCTGGTAACAGATTCAGATTCAGTCGGGATAGATTCATAGATTCACTAGGCAAATCGAAAAGAGGGTAAAAGGTATCACTGAACTGGAAAAGGGAGAAGTCCCGGAAGCAGTTCTACTGATTAAGGGCAAATTTTTTCCACTGCCCGATCAGTCTCTACAGAGACAGCATGGATAAATACGTATTCCGACTTTCCTTTGTATTGAAATTCGGTACACTGGAAGAGTGCTCTCATAGCAGTTTATGACAAAGGATGTCATGGCTGCTTTTCTCAAGCGAAGCTAACAGAGCTGTATGGAGGGTTCATGAGCCATAACAAGTATAAGAATGACGACCTGCAAAGCCTTGTAGATAATTACATGGATTCAGGTTTGTCTGCCAAAGAATACGTAGAAGCCTGTGTCGACTCTGGTGAAATCAGTGCCGCTGAAGCCCTGAAGCTGCTTTCCGTATTACGAGACGCTCAGTCAGTGACCTTTAAGCTGGCCGAAATATCAGATCCTGAGCATTCCGGCCTGCAGATGACACTGAAACGAAAAGGGGCTGACCTTGAGCAACCACCACTGTTCAGAATCTTTGTCGACGAAGACCTGAACGATGATAAAGATGAGGTGATCGACCTGCTGCAGAACTTTGCCAAGGAACTGGCTGTTGTTGCCACCCGTGAAGAACTGGCTGGCGGTGAAGCCGTTGACTCAACCGATGAAAATCCGGAAGAGTGGCTTAGCCACCCCAATATCATGCCAGCCAGTGACACCCGTCACTGAAACACTCAACGAAACTGGAATAACCCTCTAACCATCGCCGACAGACATTGGGCGATGGTTATATACACCCTCTCGGCAGGATTCAAGCGATATTCCGTTAACAGAACCTGGTAATCGACTGGTAAATCTGGTCTACCTGTTTGGTCACCGCCAGTTTACGACACAATTCCGTATCATCCAGAGAACAGGCAAGCTGACTGAGCATTGTTAAATGCTCCTTTCCATTAGCAGCCAGGGCGCAAAGAAGAAAGGCTCGATTGTTATCCCCCCAGTCTACCCCCTCTGGAAACTGCATAATAATCATACCACTGTTGTTTATCTCTGAACGACTGCCTGGCACCCCATGCGGTACCGCAATTCCATTATCCAGGTAGGTAGACGACAGTAGCTCACGCCTGCACATTCCGTGAAAATAGCCAGGTTCAACCATACCTGCCTCAATCAGTTTCAGGCAAGCCTGTTTAAGAGCCCTGTATTTGTTCGGCGCAAATTGACGCAAAAATATATGCGACTTTAATAAGTGATCCATAGAACAGACCATCAGGCTATTCGTTTCCCACAAAGTAACCGGAAGCTTTAGACAGCCCAAAATAGAAATAAAATTTCTGTAAAAAAAGCGAATATTAGCGCGATCATCATTTCATTGTCACATTACTCGTTCTTAATATACGACAGTGATCATACATGTAGATCTCTTAATCGAAGCAAACTATAGCTGAACCGATTCAGCTTGCTCATAATAAATTTATCTTAGTCATCATTTTTTAATAATTATTCAACACGCATGTCGTTTAAAAGCAATCTTTGAAATAGCAACTATCCTTCTGTTGTAGGCTACTCGCAGTACTTTACAATGATATGAAACTGGAAGAACTGGCACGTCTGGCAGGTGTTTCCAAAGCAACAGCCAGTATAATTCTGAATGGTCGTGCTGAGCAGTATCGCATCAGCAAGTTGACACAGGAAAGAGTGACGGCTCTGGCAGAAAAGTACTATTACATTGCCAATGTCCAGGCGGCTGGTCTGCGTAATCATACCAGTCGGCTGATCGCCCTGATCGTTCCTGAACTCACACATCAGGGCTTTGCCAGTTATGCCAGAGCCCTTGAACTGCGACTCAGGGAACTGGGCTATCACCTTCTGGTAAGCTGTTCAGAAGATGATCCAGAAGTAGAAGCCTGTGCGCTTCGCGCCCTGATTGGACATCAGGTTGATGCCATCGTCACCGCCAGCTGCCTCAACAGTGACCAGACGTACCAAAGACTCACTGATAACTGCATCCCAGTCATCCTGATAGACCGGAAAATTCCGGACAGCAGCTATCCCTGTATCATCAGTAACGATCTGGACACATCGCTTCAGCTGACATCACTGCTACTGGAGTCCAGCCAGCAGCAACCTGTCTACCTTGGCGGTGTTCCGGGCATGTGCAACAGCCTGAACCGTCTGCATGGCTACCGGAAAGTGTTAGATAACGCCGGCATAGACGTTAACGAAGATTATATTTTTCACCACAGTTACACGGCTGAAGCTGGCTATGGAATGATGACGGACTATTTCAGCCAGCATCATGCACTACCGGAAAACCTGCTAACGGCTTCATTTACCTTGATGGAAGGTGTTTTGTCCTTTGTTCGGGAACACTATGCTTTATTACCAGAAGCCCTGAACTGGGCAACGCTTGGTGATAACATGATTCTTGACCTGTTGCCATTTTCCATCCACTCCGCCCCACAGGGTTATACGTCAATGGCAGAACACACCATTCACCTGTTGCTGTCCGGTCTTGCTGGCGATTCGGAACAGCAGGCAATTGTCCTGTCCCGTGACATAATCCGGCGCTGATGACCAGTACATTGTTTCATTATGGTTTCATTATGGTTTCATTATGTTTGACTCCCAACACGGGAACTCAATGCTATTCACCGTGTTGGGGGTCACCGGGCTTCGGGTCTGTCAGGCTTTCAGTTCGCCATCAAGATAAAAGCATTCCAGCTCTCTCAGATACGGCTTAATATCGCCAATATTGCTGGCGACCCACT is from Endozoicomonas gorgoniicola and encodes:
- a CDS encoding LysR family transcriptional regulator — encoded protein: MNLSRLNLNLLPGLKALLDTQSVSKAAQVMHVTQSAMSRTLGQLREALNDPILIRSGNHIYLSEKALSLHEEVNRVVHAANSIFENQQFDPTTTERHFRIATGHMVLEEVMPGIIHKIWRQAPHFTFELLALHPGLTVSNGKIDIMVGYIGEPEEGLSGYQLMKEQVCLVVCEDHPLAREPLSQERLLQFPFIMQKNDQNTHQIMNDYIRSLSDKVKVRAFAPSIMGCMNLVKGTDSVFLATGSVKTFARSLEGVVVLKVPMDVPEVYYSMVWPEYWALNRAHRWLREFIRDDLTAFIQARQIARFPQREPKGAN
- a CDS encoding PTS sugar transporter subunit IIA; the protein is MDHLLKSHIFLRQFAPNKYRALKQACLKLIEAGMVEPGYFHGMCRRELLSSTYLDNGIAVPHGVPGSRSEINNSGMIIMQFPEGVDWGDNNRAFLLCALAANGKEHLTMLSQLACSLDDTELCRKLAVTKQVDQIYQSITRFC
- a CDS encoding LacI family DNA-binding transcriptional regulator — encoded protein: MKLEELARLAGVSKATASIILNGRAEQYRISKLTQERVTALAEKYYYIANVQAAGLRNHTSRLIALIVPELTHQGFASYARALELRLRELGYHLLVSCSEDDPEVEACALRALIGHQVDAIVTASCLNSDQTYQRLTDNCIPVILIDRKIPDSSYPCIISNDLDTSLQLTSLLLESSQQQPVYLGGVPGMCNSLNRLHGYRKVLDNAGIDVNEDYIFHHSYTAEAGYGMMTDYFSQHHALPENLLTASFTLMEGVLSFVREHYALLPEALNWATLGDNMILDLLPFSIHSAPQGYTSMAEHTIHLLLSGLAGDSEQQAIVLSRDIIRR